cacacataaaacataaaacataggttcacgtGTGTAGTAACAAGCACACCTGTCATATTTACAGTAACACTGACCTAAAGTGCTGTCCGTGTCATCTTTGAATTTAATACATTTACAGATAAAATCTAAATAAGTTCAACcgactatcacaatcaaatagcATAAGGAATACATCTGTTTAACTCGGGCTACAGTTTGTGGTGGAAGTTCGGCAACAATTTGGAACAGTTTCAAATCCACAAAAATCTAACTTTCCCAAAATTACTTTGATGGCTATTCCAGTCCTCTAAATATCGACTGGCCGGTGTTCATTTGCTGACCAAGTACTATTCAAGTAGCCGATTTGGTGGACTCCTTCTCGCACGTTCAATGTCTTAGGGCCACAGTGGAGGGGTGAGGGGCGGGGGCCGAGGGAGGTGATTGATGCTACTTTACATAGCATCCAGCCCGTGACCTTCACCTTGACCATGACGTTGAGCCTACCTTGATATGTTTGTTTGACACAGCTGAGCGTGTGTTGAGGAGCTGGTTCTTTCAACGTGGGTGTAGTATCTGCAACGTGTGTGGTTACTGACATCTTCTTCACGCGCTCGACACGAGCTCGGCGCTGATTGGTCCAAGAGAAACTAAAGCTCAACACTCGCCTCTATGCACCGACTGCTCGTAAAGACGTTGTCCCAGGTGAAGGCACTGAAAAGAGTGATTAATTAAATCAATCAAACTTATTGTCACACCAAAGAAAATTGCACAAAGGCCGGTATTCCAAAATGCTAAAAATTAAAACCGCGAACTTGCCCTATAAAAAGGTCTGCGCTTTTCCAGTCTGGTCAACTACTATTTCAAGGAGATCGTTGGGACACCTCTTCAGCAGAGGAACATCTAGATATCGTCATCCGTCATGAAGCTGCTTTTGGTGAGaacacgcttttttttttctttttttttgggggggggggggggggtggaatgCCCCCCAAAAATTTGAATTTGTTAAGATTTTGCTAATATTTTGCATGTGATATTTTCAGAGCGTGTTGAGTCCCAATGCAAATAATTTCATTAGAGTATCATAATAGTAAAGTTTATGAAAGTATTTTCATTTCTCTTTTCGGACAATCGCAGATTGTGTACACTTTGAAACAGCGCTtatatatgtcacggtagagacgaagatctggtagaaacgtcgtttctaccggtagagacgaggatcgtcgtttctaccggtagaaacgacgatcggaataaaatgtttgtgtgtatgtgtgtgtgtgtgtgcaatgtagGTAATTTTGTCAATTATGAACACAGTTCTATCTTACCGGAATGAACTCATTTTTAACGTTGTTTACAGAGCACGTGCATTTGTGGGAAATGTATTGAGAAAGTCAGAAAATACTGTTCACCTACTAGTGAGTACAACTGCCTTCACTGACCAGACGAAGACAGCAATCACAACTTTTTTGTCCTTCAGAGTGAACACAATTCGTGAAATATCTCTGTTAGTTTGACTTCCGAAAACAGACCTTCAACATTCTTATAGCCGGCTATTTTAATCGTTGAATTTGTCGAGAACCGTCACCTGCAAGATCCGAAAACTCGCAACAGATAAGTATCTAAAGTCAGCAAACAGGCAGCAAGTAAACTTCGACTCAAAGATGGCACAAAAGTCGATTTCTTACAATGAAAACGATACAGTTGGGATACGCATTCATGAGGTGGACAGAACAAACACAGATCCCAAACTTCTCCCATGTAAAGTCCAGACTGTAGAGAAAAAGACTACTGAAAATACGTCTGAAATTGTCTACAAGcttttcacaaacaaaggaaagctgAAGAACACCTTTAAACAGGCAGATTTGATCGATCTGAGAAATGTGCAATTTGACACTCTCCTGGACGTCGACATTGAGAGTTTAGAAGACATCAGCGTCATTCAAGCGTCAAGACAAGTCACCAACTGGGCAAAGGGGGCCTCCGTGTGCACGTGCAGGGGAAAATGTAACACCGCTAAATGCAAGTGCAAGCGAGCAGCAGTACCCTGCTCTACAAAATGTGACCCTAAACCCACCCGATCGTGTCTGAACAAAGACAATCACTCTGGTGAGTGAAGTGTACCCCTCTTCTGACAATTCTTACAGTGCACTAAATGCAGTTTCAAACTGTCTAGTGATGAGCAAGccttttatgggggggggggggggggggggggtgggggagagggagggaaaaaGTTTCATTGTGTATTATTTTTGCTACATGAGTTGACTTTgaccagctgttttaaagactcttgtgtattatttgtgctatgtgaggtgacttttaccagcgGTTTTAATGACAAGATCAAAGTTTCTCTCGCTTTCAACTCGCAACcatctgttttaaaaactctTATGTATTATTtcttcgtttctaccggtagaaacgacgtttcacCTTCGACAAAATCACctacattgcacacacacacacacacacacacacacacacacacacacacacacacacacaaacgttttaTTCCGATCGttgtttctaccggtagaaacgacgatcgtcgtctctactggtagaaacgtcgtttctaccagATCTTCGTCTCTACCGCAACatattgtattatattgtaACGTATCGTTTAGATTACCatcatgttgttgtttgtttgcaccGCTCTCCTAAATGTGGACAATGGTACGTTTTGTAGATCGATGCAAAGCTGTCTCGgtaattgtttttaatttcaaATTTTGATTGAGTAGATTCTGCTCTGTATTCGGTCAATTGTTTGTAAATATGAGCCAAACAATGTTTATGTAAATAGGCGACTTGCCCTATCGGCCAGCACCGCGAATTCGCGCGATAAACCTGCAATACCTTGCGTGGTCTTGTGAGATCTGCCTCAAACTGCGGGCATGTTTTgatagctctgtgagaggttgcgTTTCAGTGCCGACACTTCGCCTTGAAAATGGTGAATTTGCACTGTACAGCAGTGGGCTGCAGCAATGTtagccgcaagaataatcctaaagttcggtcaaagtacccaagcatggcccgaacacaaaggaaaggcgatcgaggttgtttttaacacaagccagagaacaccagcGCTTGTGAAGCGATGGCTGAATTCTCTTCGACGTCAACATGACGTGCCATCCCGGTACTCCGTTGTCTGTTTAATAACTTTATCAGCTTCGGTTTCTGGTATCCTGAATattgtatttttctttctttgaggtaTTTTTGCAACTGTGGTACTTGCAATTGcatgaaaatgttgctgttcGGCAGCCATTGTTTAGATCAGTGATTGTAGTGTATGGAAGGAACGATAACTCTTGAGAGCAAAAAATGTGTCCgcagggaagtgaaccttccttatctttcgcaccggagagctatccaagcggggtattgtgcaagttggctattgAGAAACTGATCTTACTTTTGCCTGTAGAAAACGTCATCTATATTCGCTACTATCAGCCATATCAAGAAAAATACAATAATCCAAATAGAAACATATCCAAATAGAAACATATCCAAATAGAAACATATCCAAATAGAAACATATGTAATGTGGTTAAAATGTGATaaagtgataatgtgatataatttttaaacaggcaatgcattgcttctattcttaggcttattttagtaagtgtgtgggtacagtgtgtgcgtgtggcgATATGATGTGGGTGTGCGATGTGAATGTTGCTACATGCAtggttgactgattgattgattgattgattttacaatcaatcaataagtattgtattgtattgtattgtatatccttttaacaaacacaagcCATGGAGTTACACCACTTACAAACATAGGTTCTGTGATTGTAATTAATCGGTCATATACCCCATTTAATTACCCAACACTCGTTTATGATTCGTGGAATTTCATCATTATATTATTCAAACGTCTGAATCATAAAGTCTGTCCGGTAGATTCTCTAATGttttcacacttgtttcaacatATCACAGACAAATTTTTAGCAAATTATTAGCAAATTCGATTGTGTGGGTCAACCGGTGACATATCTCGATTGTATTGTTGCCTacagttttggttttgtttcaattgtattgctgttgctttCGTGGTTGAACCTGCTGTTGGTGCTGCTGTTCTGTACTACGCGTCATAAAAAAAAGagctaggcagatgcgttttaAGATGCAGTGCCCAAGTCACAGCATGGAGAGCAAAGATTTGTATAATTATGGCGGTTGTACAGTTGCTCGTACTCTTTCTATGTGGATacgtgaaaagagagagagagagagagagagagagagagagagagagagagagagagaaagagagagagaaagagagagagacacagagacacagagagagagaaagagagagagcgacagagagagagagagagagagagagagagagagagagagagagagagagagagagagagagagaaagagagagcgacagagagagaaagagagagagcaacagagagagagagaacgagggaGGCAGAGGGAGAGATGCGGAGTGAGAAGGGGAGGAAGAGacggggtgggagagagagagagagagagagagagagagagagagagagagagagagagagagagaaagagagatttgaATAGAGAGGGAGAGTCAGAAATGCCTGcgtgttttgtgtttctatatGACAGCGtgcttcttgtgtgtgtgtgtgtgtgtgtgtgtgtgtgtgtgtgtgtgtgtgtgtgtgtgtgtgtgtgtgtgtgtatgtgtgtgtgtgtgtgtgtatgtgtttgtgtgtgtgtgtgtgtgtgtgtgtgtttgtgattgtgtgtgtgtgtgtgtgtgtgtgtgtgtgtgtgtgtttgtgtgtgtgtgtgtgtgtgtttcagctttGCCTACTGTGCCTGCTGGCCGTGGCAAGCGGCAGACTGGTCTTCGATAAACTCACCAAACCCAAAACATTTCCGTCCCTTGACCCGACGGACCCCGGTAAGGACGACTTTCTCGTCCTGGCGTCTGTCAAGGACGATGACGACCTTGATCCTGACGAGGTGCAGATCCTGGAGCAGAACGGAACAGTGAGCACCGCTCTCAACGCGGTGCTGGCCGTCTCTGGAAGTTCATTCaggtcagtttgtttgtttgtttgcttaacgcccagccgaccacgaagggccatatcagggcggtgctgctttgacatataacgtgcgccacacacaagacagaagtcgcagcacaggcttcatgtctcacccagtcacattattctgacaccggatcgaccaaccagtcctagcactaaccccataatgccagacgccaggcggagcagccactagattgccaattttaaagtcttgggtatgacccggccggggttcgaacccacgacctcccgatcacggggcagacgccttaccactaggccaccgtgccggtcattCAGGTCAGATTGACCTGTATTTGACCGAGTCATGTTTAAGTCGACAGTAACCTCTTTTTGATCTGGTAATGCTGAAGTCATGAAGTGCATGTTATTCAACTTCAACATCAAGTGTGTGCATGAATATGAAACACACGCAGCGGAATACCATGCATTTATCGGGCAGACATGCAGTCATGTCTATGAGGTTGGACAAGACGAACATATTTTAGCACGATATATTGAGCCTTGCTTTGATAGTTTGGTAATAATCGCGAATGATAAGGTCGGCCATGAACGTGCATAGTGCACGTATATGAAGGAGAAGTTTGAAGAGCTCACATTTTCGGTGGATCCTTGTAAGGCTACGACGAAGAAGGGTGGGACAATAGTTTATCTTGGCGCGAACTGTTTAAAGTGGCCGCTCATTTCCAGCCTTTTCGTGGGTGATGTGCGCTGATACAATGCAAGAGAACTCACAATTTTGTGAGTGCTGGTGCTTCCAAGGTCAGTTTTGTTTGGGGCTGTTCCACTTGACTCACTCGGAAAGATTCGAATAttcaatgggcggttctggtgaggttatgcccccactttctttcggctggtaactagCGCCACCTCGCCGCAAGATCACacgaaaaaggaaaaaaaacgtgcattggtcccaaatagcatatcgatttggtaacagttcgtgtgtaggctaagtcgtgcattttatacggtaaaaagacaatggtcggttctggtgaggatatgccccttctttctttcggcagGTAACTGGCGCCatctcgcggcaagatcacaggagttgtctcgcgttatcaccccagaagcgctcattctactacttctctgttaaagctgGGTGGGAAAAGTGTGTTTTTATTCCTTGCACAACTCAATCTCACTAATGcaactgttttctttttttataaatttgtgCTTTTTAAAAATGGGAGACTTTGTATTTCCTTCAggtgagatttgtttcttcaaaAATACAATTGGAAAACTACTTCCTGCGCAATATCAGTTTTACTAAGAACTTCTTGCGCGATATTAATTGATATAGAGTTCCCAGTTGACCGATGACAATTGCTGTTTTTGTCATGTAATCAGTAAAAACGCGATAATCGCTAATAGTAAAAGGTTTGTAGGCTGTGAAATATCGCAAAAaacaaacgtgtgtgtgtgtgtgtgtgtgtgtgtgtgtgtgtgtgtgtgtgtgtgtgtgtgtgtgtgtgtgtttgctggggGTCATTGTGTCTATGtctttgtgtgttgtgtgtgtgtggctgcttgcgtgcctgcgtgtatctgtgtggtttgtgtgtggtgtggttgtgtgtttcAATCAATGACCAAATTAACTTGCCGTATATTTGCACAAAATAGCTTGATACAATAACTTCATTTTCCTGTTACAGAAAGAGTCTGTCCCAAGACGAAAAAGGTCTACCTCCGGCCTACGCCTCATCCGCCAAGAATAGCAGTGCGGCTCTCTTCGACCAATCCAGCGCCAAGAACGAGAAGGAGAAGGAGCTTCAGGATCCGCTTGCCAGGAAGACCGTGACCCTgtgcgtctctgtctctgtatctgtctctgtctctctctgtctctctctgtctctctctgtctctctctctctctctgtctctgtctgtctctctctctctttctctctctttctctctctctctctctctctctctctctctctctctctctctctctctctctctcaattttcAATGTTAATAagaatttttagatttttattGAAAGGAACTCGGTAACTGATTTTTAAGTTTCCGAACT
This Littorina saxatilis isolate snail1 linkage group LG17, US_GU_Lsax_2.0, whole genome shotgun sequence DNA region includes the following protein-coding sequences:
- the LOC138952211 gene encoding uncharacterized protein: MKLLLLCLLCLLAVASGRLVFDKLTKPKTFPSLDPTDPGKDDFLVLASVKDDDDLDPDEVQILEQNGTVSTALNAVLAVSGSSFRKSLSQDEKGLPPAYASSAKNSSAALFDQSSAKNEKEKELQDPLARKTVTLSSLYHCPHTTYLLRWFPLYLSRKLYEICFIPWATNQAITYAKCSTSSCSTGYWYYYPYYPYRKQRYGRCSVSCYVRINIRAYCVRLSTLTVSWKTVRRNLPQACRCSTKW